A single Glycine soja cultivar W05 chromosome 14, ASM419377v2, whole genome shotgun sequence DNA region contains:
- the LOC114384832 gene encoding protein EARLY RESPONSIVE TO DEHYDRATION 15-like has protein sequence MEVISASSLNPNAPMFVPLAYRTVEDFSDQWWDLVHSSPWFRDYWLRECFQDPQYQYDDVFDFDFDLDLQDKDENEGKEGKEVVSLGVLKWRSCGGGWAEAPRYVEKAPKFVKPKVSPRAIHQPR, from the exons ATGGAAGTGATTTCCGCTTCGAGCTTGAATCCCAACGCTCCGATGTTCGTGCCTCTCGCCTATCGGACGGTGGAGGATTTCTCCGACCAATGGTGGGACCTCGTCCACTCCTCCCCCTGGTTCCGCGACTACTGGCTCCGCGAGTGCTTCCAAGATCCCCAGTACCAATACGACGACGTTTTCGACTTCGACTTTGACCTAGATCTCC aagataaagatgaaaatgaagGGAAGGAAGGGAAAGAGGTGGTGTCGTTGGGGGTGCTCAAATGGCGAAGCTGTGGAGGAGGATGGGCCGAAGCGCCGAGGTATGTGGAAAAGGCCCCTAAGTTTGTGAAGCCCAAGGTGAGCCCACGGGCTATTCACCAGCCCAGGTAG
- the LOC114384263 gene encoding arogenate dehydrogenase 1, chloroplastic-like, whose product MSTWSLKIGVVGFGSFGQFLAKTMIKQGHTLRATSRTDYSLLCLPMGIQFFRDVAAFLEADNDVILVCTSILSLSEVLSSMPLTCLKRSTLFVDVLSVKEHPRNLLIKVLPEESDILCTHPMFGPDSGKDGWQDLTFVYDKVRIRDEAICSSFLHIFASEGCRMLQMSCEEHDKIAAKSQFITHTIGRTLAEMDIKSTPIDTKGFHSLVQLKDTTIRDSFDLYSGLFLHNRFAVQELENLEHALHKVKEMLVQRKSEELGLEKTEC is encoded by the exons ATGTCAACATGGTCTCTGAAAATTGGCGTAGTTGGGTTTGGTTCCTTCGGGCAATTTCTGGCAAAGACTATGATCAAACAAGGCCACACTCTAAGGGCAACTTCTCGTACTGACTACTCCCTCTTATGCCTCCCAATGGGTATCCAATTCTTCAG GGATGTTGCTGCATTCCTTGAGGCTGACAACGATGTCATACTCGTATGTACGTCCATCCTATCTCTCTCCGAGGTTCTCAGCTCTATGCCACTCACTTGTCTCAAAAGATCAACACTCTTTGTTGATGTCCTTTCAGTTAAAGAGCACCCAAGAAATCTTCTAATTAAG GTATTGCCAGAGGAGTCAGACATACTGTGCACACACCCAATGTTTGGACCAGATAGTGGGAAGGATGGGTGGCAAGATCTAACATTCGTATATGATAAAGTTCGAATCCGAGATGAAGCTATCTGCTCTAGCTTCCTCCACATTTTTGCAAGTGAG GGCTGCAGGATGCTACAAATGTCTTGTGAGGAACATGATAAAATAGCTGCCAAGAGTCAATTTATTACACACACTATAGGCAG gacATTGGCAGAAATGGATATCAAGTCCACACCTATTGATACAAAAGGCTTTCATTCACTTGTTCAATTG AAGGACACCACCATCAGAGATAGTTTTGACTTGTACAGTGGATTATTCTTACATAATAGGTTTGCTGTACAAGAG ttggagaatcttgaacatgCCTTGCACAAAGTCAAAGAAATGCTGGTTCAAAGGAAGAGTGAGGAGCTGGGTCTAGAAAAAACTGAATGTTGA